The Chitinophagales bacterium genome has a window encoding:
- a CDS encoding ABC transporter substrate-binding protein, translated as MQRTVIDQMGREVTFNYYPERIISVVPSQTELLYDLGLEREVVGITKFCVHPDEWFRNKERVGGTKKLDIEKIRSLQPDLIIANKEENTQEQIELLEKEFPVWVSDITNLPGALNMIQALGQVTGMEGKANKLVEEIVQGFNDLHKANTPKRVAYMIWRSPWMSVGNDTFIHSMIRTIGWQNILAGKTRYPEVTLEELKKYQPELILLSSEPFPFKEQHITEVKEVLPYTEVMLVDGEMFSWYGSRLKNAVAYLQELVR; from the coding sequence ATGCAGCGAACTGTAATAGACCAGATGGGACGGGAGGTAACGTTCAATTACTACCCGGAACGAATTATTAGTGTTGTACCATCTCAAACCGAATTATTGTACGACCTGGGGCTGGAGAGAGAAGTGGTGGGCATTACCAAGTTTTGTGTGCATCCTGATGAGTGGTTTCGTAATAAAGAGCGGGTAGGCGGGACAAAAAAGCTGGATATAGAAAAGATACGCTCTTTGCAGCCAGACCTTATCATCGCCAATAAAGAAGAGAATACACAGGAGCAGATAGAACTATTGGAAAAAGAATTTCCTGTATGGGTGAGTGATATTACCAACCTGCCCGGAGCATTGAATATGATACAGGCATTGGGCCAGGTGACAGGTATGGAGGGTAAGGCGAATAAGCTGGTAGAAGAGATAGTGCAAGGCTTTAACGACTTGCATAAAGCCAACACACCTAAAAGAGTAGCATATATGATATGGCGCAGTCCGTGGATGAGTGTCGGGAATGATACTTTTATACACAGTATGATACGTACTATTGGTTGGCAGAATATATTGGCCGGCAAGACACGCTACCCGGAAGTAACACTTGAGGAGCTCAAAAAGTATCAGCCGGAGCTAATACTGTTATCATCAGAGCCATTCCCTTTTAAGGAGCAACATATTACCGAGGTAAAGGAAGTATTACCTTATACAGAAGTAATGCTTGTTGACGGCGAGATGTTCAGCTGGTATGGCAGCAGGTTGAAGAATGCCGTTGCATACCTGCAGGAATTAGTTCGTTAA
- a CDS encoding acyl-CoA desaturase, whose amino-acid sequence MAVIIFFVIHHYLSLFSQTFFQHRYAAHGAFTMSRGWERFFYIFTWLTEGSSYLSPRAYALMHRMHHAYADTDKDPHSPLHYKNVFAMMWATKTMYTDIFDNKFPVEERFTKNLPSWDSFDRFVHGWGPRVVWAAGCTAFYVYFATAWWQWLLLPIQLMIGPVHGAIINWYAHKYGYKNFKLKSTAVNLLPVDVIMLGEAYHNNHHKRASHPNFGVRKYELDPVYPFIRLFNAVGIIKLKKLPTEFIETDF is encoded by the coding sequence ATGGCTGTAATCATATTTTTCGTTATACACCACTACCTGTCACTATTTTCCCAGACATTTTTTCAGCATCGATATGCTGCACATGGTGCATTCACTATGAGCAGAGGCTGGGAGCGCTTTTTTTACATTTTTACCTGGCTGACGGAGGGCTCTTCATACCTAAGTCCCAGGGCCTATGCGCTGATGCACCGCATGCACCACGCCTATGCCGATACGGATAAAGACCCGCACTCTCCCCTGCATTACAAAAACGTTTTTGCAATGATGTGGGCTACAAAAACCATGTACACCGATATTTTTGACAATAAATTCCCGGTAGAAGAGCGATTCACAAAGAACCTGCCTTCGTGGGATAGCTTTGATCGTTTTGTACATGGATGGGGTCCACGTGTAGTATGGGCTGCAGGTTGTACCGCATTTTACGTGTACTTCGCTACCGCATGGTGGCAATGGCTTTTACTCCCTATCCAGCTTATGATAGGTCCTGTTCACGGCGCTATTATCAACTGGTATGCTCATAAATACGGTTATAAAAACTTCAAACTAAAAAGTACAGCTGTTAACCTGCTGCCTGTTGATGTCATCATGCTGGGAGAAGCTTATCATAACAACCACCACAAGCGTGCGTCTCACCCTAACTTTGGTGTACGCAAGTATGAGTTAGACCCGGTATATCCTTTTATCAGGCTGTTCAATGCAGTTGGCATTATCAAACTAAAGAAACTACCAACGGAGTTTATCGAGACGGACTTTTAA
- a CDS encoding DUF4406 domain-containing protein: MIIGIAGPYSADTEEQRQENLAALNNAAAHLLSIGHTPLIGINAALPVIRQSKTKTPYEDIMKISMAVIDCCEAILLIAESPGANRERDFVLSKGLPVYYNISEISPA; the protein is encoded by the coding sequence ATGATCATTGGTATTGCAGGACCCTACTCAGCTGACACGGAGGAACAAAGACAGGAAAACCTTGCTGCACTTAATAACGCGGCAGCACATTTACTCAGTATAGGCCATACACCTCTTATTGGTATAAACGCGGCACTACCGGTCATCAGGCAATCAAAAACAAAAACACCTTACGAGGATATTATGAAGATATCCATGGCTGTGATTGACTGTTGCGAAGCAATACTACTCATAGCAGAAAGCCCGGGTGCCAACCGTGAACGGGACTTTGTTCTTTCAAAAGGGCTTCCTGTATATTATAATATTAGCGAAATATCTCCTGCATAA
- a CDS encoding VOC family protein — protein sequence MSNTFQGLRTVVYMMPDLKAATRWYTDILGIEPYFNTPYYVGYNVGGYELGLHPQPDEMVAGDNVSAYWGVDDVQATVDKLIAAGATAHEKPSDVGEGIIIASVKDPWGNVFGVINNPHFKPN from the coding sequence ATGAGTAACACATTCCAGGGGTTGAGAACTGTTGTGTATATGATGCCTGACCTTAAGGCTGCAACCCGATGGTATACTGATATCCTGGGCATTGAACCCTACTTCAATACACCATATTATGTAGGGTATAATGTGGGTGGCTATGAGCTTGGGCTGCACCCCCAGCCTGATGAAATGGTTGCTGGTGATAATGTTTCAGCCTACTGGGGTGTTGATGACGTGCAGGCGACAGTAGATAAACTGATAGCTGCAGGTGCTACTGCACATGAAAAGCCTTCTGATGTTGGCGAAGGTATCATAATAGCATCGGTAAAAGACCCGTGGGGCAATGTGTTCGGGGTTATTAACAATCCCCATTTTAAACCAAATTAA
- a CDS encoding gliding motility-associated C-terminal domain-containing protein produces the protein MMVRLLTILSVMLITITVDAQLNNGLVAHWDFNSNTNDVSGNGHNGTAYNINYTNGKAGAPNTAARFNGTNSYVFVPYQSDLNMNQYSICALIKPTGYYTGVCQVNVILARGVEPQQGYYRLCYMDNIYDNGNCNLLDTSKEVFMTNAGNVTEVNALNSRKYTPTIVTQNWYCVVGTFDGSQYKLYVNGVLKATTAISSGTIGSTTDALAIGAYKFGPQAATFPYWLNGVLDDLRLYNRALSQNEVDSFCNLFSTPIVTPEVSISQPISPTSFCPGDNFLLYYTVTSPFKTGNIFTAQLSDATGSFASPVNIGSVTATGPGVISCTIPANTPQGTGYRVRILASNPSKLSADNGVNLTVNEGPQVSIYGDTAVCINDTLKLYTQVTPPGTNINWKGPGSFSSTSPNIIIPNANYSDSGRYVVTADNNGCKAYDTVYAIVDSLSFKLGNDTTLCEHESLLLYTGTKGTSLLWSDGSTADTFKVQTGGTFFVTATLGSCSLSDTIKVEIKYVQVMLPTDTTVCPGSLITISVADTFDKYIWNTGATTPSVTLDTSGIFWLTAFKGPCYDIDSFSIKHMSPYFLLGNDTTVCKGSTLTLFAQSLPDSRYVWQDGTTGPEYNVTLPGFYHVTAHNMCGIFASNIEVDFYPCECNPFVPSAFTPDGNGLNDKIGPILDCKPVYYRFLVVNRRGQVVFETEKYGDKWDGRYKTIPSGMDTYFYMIQTTDVLGNKTIHKGDFLLLR, from the coding sequence ATGATGGTACGCTTACTTACTATCCTATCAGTTATGTTGATCACGATTACTGTTGACGCCCAACTAAACAATGGCCTGGTTGCGCATTGGGATTTTAATAGCAATACCAATGATGTTTCCGGGAATGGACATAATGGTACTGCGTATAATATCAACTACACCAATGGCAAAGCCGGCGCTCCCAATACTGCTGCTAGATTCAACGGCACTAATAGTTATGTGTTCGTCCCCTACCAGAGCGACCTGAACATGAATCAATACAGTATCTGCGCACTGATCAAACCAACAGGTTATTATACAGGTGTCTGCCAGGTAAATGTTATTCTTGCAAGAGGAGTAGAGCCTCAACAAGGCTATTATCGCTTGTGCTATATGGATAACATATACGACAATGGCAATTGTAACCTCCTGGATACTTCAAAAGAAGTGTTTATGACCAATGCAGGCAATGTAACCGAAGTTAACGCATTAAACTCGAGAAAATATACTCCGACCATAGTCACTCAAAACTGGTATTGTGTGGTTGGAACTTTTGATGGCTCACAATACAAACTGTATGTAAATGGTGTTCTGAAAGCTACTACTGCAATAAGCAGCGGCACCATAGGATCAACTACAGATGCTCTTGCGATAGGTGCCTATAAATTCGGTCCACAGGCTGCTACATTCCCTTACTGGCTCAATGGTGTACTTGACGACCTGAGGTTATACAACCGTGCACTCAGTCAGAACGAAGTGGACAGCTTTTGCAACCTGTTTTCTACACCCATTGTTACTCCCGAGGTCTCCATATCCCAACCCATATCTCCAACATCATTTTGCCCCGGCGATAATTTCCTTTTGTACTATACGGTTACCTCTCCTTTCAAAACAGGCAACATCTTCACCGCACAGCTTTCCGATGCTACGGGCAGTTTTGCCAGCCCGGTTAATATCGGATCTGTTACTGCTACCGGTCCCGGTGTTATCAGTTGCACCATACCTGCCAACACACCCCAGGGGACAGGTTACAGGGTGCGCATACTGGCTTCAAACCCATCAAAACTTTCTGCTGATAATGGTGTAAACCTCACCGTCAACGAAGGACCACAGGTAAGTATTTATGGAGATACTGCGGTATGCATCAATGACACTTTAAAACTATATACCCAGGTTACTCCTCCCGGCACAAATATCAATTGGAAAGGCCCCGGCAGTTTCAGCAGTACAAGCCCCAATATCATTATACCCAACGCCAATTATTCCGACTCCGGCAGATATGTAGTTACCGCCGACAACAATGGGTGTAAAGCATACGATACGGTATATGCTATTGTTGACAGCCTCAGCTTTAAGCTCGGAAATGACACAACACTCTGCGAGCATGAGTCTTTACTCTTATACACCGGCACAAAAGGCACAAGCCTGCTTTGGAGCGACGGCAGTACTGCTGACACCTTTAAAGTACAAACAGGAGGAACATTCTTTGTTACAGCTACTCTTGGCAGTTGTTCCCTAAGTGACACTATTAAGGTAGAAATAAAGTATGTGCAGGTAATGTTACCTACCGATACAACGGTTTGTCCCGGTAGCTTAATAACAATATCCGTAGCTGATACTTTTGACAAGTACATCTGGAATACAGGTGCTACCACTCCGTCTGTTACTCTCGATACCTCCGGTATTTTCTGGCTGACCGCATTCAAAGGCCCTTGTTACGATATCGACAGCTTCAGCATCAAACATATGTCTCCTTACTTCCTGCTGGGTAATGATACTACTGTCTGCAAAGGAAGTACACTCACCCTATTTGCCCAGTCACTGCCTGATAGCAGATATGTATGGCAGGATGGTACCACAGGGCCGGAATACAATGTAACATTACCCGGATTCTACCATGTCACGGCACACAATATGTGCGGTATATTCGCCAGCAATATTGAAGTAGACTTCTACCCCTGCGAATGTAACCCATTTGTACCTAGCGCATTCACTCCTGACGGTAACGGACTCAATGATAAAATAGGGCCTATTTTAGATTGCAAACCTGTATACTACAGGTTCCTTGTTGTAAACAGAAGAGGACAGGTAGTGTTTGAAACCGAAAAATATGGCGACAAATGGGATGGCAGATATAAAACCATCCCATCGGGTATGGATACCTACTTCTACATGATACAAACCACAGATGTATTAGGAAATAAAACAATACACAAAGGAGATTTCCTATTGTTACGATAA
- a CDS encoding leucine--tRNA ligase, with translation MEYAHRDIEQKWQQYWKDKEVYKVSNNSDKPKFYVLDMFPYPSGAGLHVGHPLGYIASDILARYKRHSGYNVLHPMGYDAFGLPAEQYALETGQHPAVTTEQNIDRYRQQLDNIGFCYDWSREVRTSDPRYYKWTQWIFLQLFHSWYDRSQQKARPINELTAIFEQEGNTNHPCPEGETLDFDAAHWKGMKPAAQRHILMQYRLAYLSHAEVWWCEALGTVLANDEVVNGVSERGGHPVVKKKMNQWFLRITEYAERLLSSLDKLDWTDAMKEMQRNWIGKSTGAEVTFNVNDSNSEIKVFTTRPDTIFGVDFMVLAPEHELVDSITTEAQKAEVEKYIEYVQSRSERERMAEVKQITGAFTGAYVTHPFTGNDVPVWISEYVLAGYGTGAIMAVPSGDERDHAFAKHFNISITNVFGDKYNGEEAYSDKGGTIENSDFLSGKPVSEAIAAAIKAIVEKGIGQAKVNYKLRDAGFSRQRYWGEPFPVIYKEGVPYTSDELGNEELPLELPHVDSYKPGPEGQGPLANIADWVNTPDGKRETNTMPGYAGSSWYFLRYMDPHNDATFADRKATDYWQAVDIYIGGTEHAVGHLLYSRMWTKALHDLGHIGFDEPFKKLINQGMIQGSSRFVYRIHGTNKFVSYGLRGDHKTDKLHADVSMVDGNVLDTEAFKKWKPEYADAEFVLEDGKYICGSETEKMSKSKYNVVNPDDIVAQYGADTFRMYEMFLGPIDVSKPWDTKGIEGVHRFLKKMWRLYNDEQQGWIVTDEAATDAELKVLHKTIKKISEDIERFSFNTSVSQFMIAVNELSSLNCHKKAILEPLAVVIAPFAPHFAEELWHSFGHETSVVDASYPQYEEKYVKENSKNYPVAINGKARAEMEFPLDMDISEIEKLVLSNETVIKWMEGKTLKKFIYVPGRMINVVV, from the coding sequence ATGGAGTACGCACACCGCGATATAGAGCAAAAGTGGCAACAATACTGGAAGGACAAGGAAGTTTACAAGGTTAGCAATAACAGCGACAAGCCTAAATTTTATGTGCTGGACATGTTCCCCTACCCCAGCGGTGCGGGGCTGCACGTTGGCCACCCTTTGGGATATATAGCGTCGGACATACTGGCCCGTTACAAGCGCCACAGCGGATATAACGTACTCCACCCTATGGGTTATGACGCCTTTGGTCTGCCCGCCGAGCAATATGCGCTGGAAACAGGCCAGCACCCTGCTGTTACTACCGAACAGAACATAGACCGCTACCGCCAGCAGTTAGACAATATTGGCTTCTGCTACGACTGGAGCCGCGAAGTGCGCACCAGCGACCCCCGATATTACAAATGGACACAATGGATATTCCTGCAGCTCTTTCATAGCTGGTACGACCGTAGTCAGCAAAAAGCAAGGCCGATTAATGAACTGACGGCCATATTTGAGCAGGAGGGCAATACTAACCACCCATGCCCGGAAGGCGAGACCCTGGATTTTGACGCCGCACATTGGAAAGGAATGAAACCTGCCGCTCAGCGCCACATATTGATGCAATATCGCCTGGCTTACCTAAGCCATGCCGAAGTATGGTGGTGCGAAGCACTGGGTACCGTATTGGCTAACGACGAAGTGGTAAATGGTGTATCAGAACGTGGTGGCCACCCGGTAGTAAAAAAGAAAATGAACCAGTGGTTCCTGCGCATAACGGAATATGCTGAAAGGTTGTTGAGCAGCTTGGACAAGTTGGACTGGACAGATGCGATGAAAGAAATGCAGCGCAACTGGATAGGCAAGAGCACGGGTGCGGAAGTAACTTTCAACGTAAATGACAGCAACTCTGAAATAAAAGTATTCACCACTCGCCCCGATACCATATTCGGTGTGGACTTTATGGTGCTTGCCCCTGAGCATGAATTGGTGGACAGTATCACCACAGAAGCACAAAAGGCGGAAGTGGAAAAATACATAGAGTACGTGCAGAGCCGTAGCGAGCGTGAGCGTATGGCTGAAGTAAAGCAGATAACAGGAGCTTTCACAGGTGCGTATGTAACTCACCCATTCACAGGTAATGATGTGCCTGTATGGATATCGGAATATGTATTGGCAGGCTACGGTACAGGAGCAATCATGGCGGTACCGAGTGGTGATGAGCGCGACCATGCATTTGCCAAGCACTTCAACATTTCCATCACCAATGTATTTGGCGACAAGTACAACGGAGAGGAAGCATACAGCGACAAGGGTGGTACGATAGAGAACAGCGACTTCCTGAGCGGCAAACCTGTTAGCGAAGCCATAGCTGCAGCCATTAAAGCAATCGTAGAGAAAGGCATAGGTCAGGCAAAAGTGAACTACAAACTACGTGACGCGGGATTCAGTCGTCAGCGTTATTGGGGAGAGCCATTCCCTGTCATATACAAAGAGGGTGTGCCATACACAAGCGACGAATTGGGCAATGAAGAGTTGCCTCTTGAACTGCCGCATGTGGACAGTTACAAACCGGGACCTGAAGGACAAGGGCCATTGGCCAACATTGCCGATTGGGTGAACACACCTGACGGTAAGCGCGAGACCAACACCATGCCGGGCTATGCAGGCAGCAGTTGGTACTTCCTGCGTTATATGGACCCACATAACGATGCAACATTTGCAGACAGAAAAGCCACCGACTACTGGCAGGCTGTGGATATATACATAGGTGGTACGGAACATGCTGTTGGGCATTTGCTGTACAGCCGTATGTGGACCAAAGCACTGCACGACCTTGGGCATATAGGTTTTGACGAGCCATTCAAAAAGCTCATCAACCAAGGAATGATACAGGGTAGCTCGAGGTTTGTGTATCGTATACACGGCACCAACAAATTTGTATCATACGGATTGAGAGGTGACCACAAAACCGACAAGCTACATGCTGATGTAAGCATGGTGGATGGCAATGTATTGGATACAGAAGCTTTCAAAAAATGGAAGCCCGAATATGCAGATGCAGAGTTTGTACTTGAAGACGGTAAATACATTTGCGGAAGTGAGACGGAAAAAATGTCGAAGAGCAAATACAATGTGGTGAACCCTGACGACATTGTTGCTCAATACGGTGCGGATACGTTCCGTATGTACGAGATGTTCCTTGGCCCGATAGACGTGAGCAAGCCATGGGACACCAAAGGCATAGAAGGCGTGCACCGTTTCCTGAAAAAAATGTGGCGCCTCTACAACGATGAGCAACAAGGCTGGATAGTTACGGATGAAGCAGCTACTGATGCAGAACTGAAAGTACTGCACAAGACCATCAAAAAGATAAGTGAGGATATTGAACGTTTTTCTTTCAATACATCCGTAAGCCAGTTTATGATAGCGGTGAATGAATTATCATCGCTCAACTGCCATAAGAAAGCCATACTGGAGCCCCTGGCTGTAGTTATAGCGCCATTCGCACCACACTTTGCGGAGGAACTATGGCATAGCTTCGGACACGAAACTAGTGTTGTAGATGCATCTTATCCTCAATACGAAGAAAAGTATGTGAAGGAGAACAGCAAGAACTACCCGGTAGCTATTAACGGTAAGGCAAGGGCCGAAATGGAGTTTCCACTGGATATGGACATCAGTGAAATAGAAAAGCTGGTATTATCCAACGAGACCGTTATCAAATGGATGGAAGGCAAGACCCTGAAAAAGTTCATTTATGTGCCCGGCAGAATGATCAATGTTGTGGTATAA
- a CDS encoding FAD-binding oxidoreductase, with the protein MFSYWEQQSFFKYDHIVIGSGITGLSTAIELRAKYPHASVLVLERGLVPAGASTRNAGFACMGSVTELLDDLEVMSEAEVVGLFEQRKRGLALLRSRLGDEAIGYAENGSYELIDANAKEALNHIDYLNGLLLPVNNKPSFRLANERIKSSGFSEKYTEALIENTCEGELNTGMMMRALAAHAIEYGVEIKTGARVAGYEEKEDGVLVVVENTTGIEPYLLRCTTLNICTNAFTGLLLPGEDIIPGRGQVLVTRPIPGLKFKGIYHFDKGYYYFREIDGRILLGGGRNLDFEGERTGEAFVTEMIQENLEQKLREVIIPGVDFEIERRWAGIMAFGENKQPIIKVFSNRVFGAFRFGGMGVALGSRAGYELVQLHDTYR; encoded by the coding sequence ATGTTCAGCTACTGGGAGCAGCAAAGCTTTTTCAAATACGACCATATTGTGATAGGCTCAGGTATTACCGGGTTGAGTACTGCTATTGAGTTAAGGGCAAAATATCCGCATGCAAGTGTTCTTGTACTGGAGCGGGGCCTTGTACCCGCAGGGGCCAGCACCCGAAATGCGGGGTTTGCCTGTATGGGCAGTGTTACAGAGCTTCTTGACGACCTGGAAGTGATGAGTGAAGCTGAGGTTGTCGGGCTGTTTGAACAAAGAAAAAGAGGATTAGCTTTATTGCGCAGCAGGTTGGGAGATGAGGCTATAGGTTACGCTGAAAATGGCAGTTATGAACTGATAGACGCAAATGCAAAAGAAGCGTTAAATCATATTGATTACCTGAACGGCCTGTTACTGCCGGTTAATAATAAGCCATCGTTCCGCCTGGCGAATGAACGTATAAAGTCATCAGGTTTTTCTGAGAAATATACCGAGGCACTGATAGAAAATACCTGTGAAGGGGAACTGAATACAGGTATGATGATGCGTGCATTAGCTGCACATGCAATAGAATATGGTGTTGAAATAAAAACGGGCGCACGTGTTGCAGGTTATGAGGAAAAAGAAGACGGTGTTTTGGTAGTCGTTGAAAATACAACAGGTATTGAGCCTTACCTGCTACGCTGCACAACCCTAAATATTTGTACCAATGCTTTTACAGGTCTGTTACTGCCCGGCGAAGACATAATACCAGGCAGAGGGCAAGTGTTAGTGACGAGACCAATACCTGGTCTGAAATTCAAAGGTATCTACCATTTTGACAAAGGGTATTATTACTTCAGGGAAATTGATGGCAGGATATTGTTGGGTGGCGGACGAAACCTGGATTTTGAAGGGGAGAGAACAGGAGAAGCTTTCGTTACAGAAATGATACAGGAAAATTTGGAGCAGAAACTGAGAGAGGTGATTATTCCAGGCGTTGATTTTGAAATTGAAAGAAGATGGGCCGGTATTATGGCGTTCGGCGAAAATAAACAGCCCATTATAAAGGTTTTCTCCAACCGTGTATTCGGGGCGTTCCGATTTGGCGGCATGGGAGTAGCGTTGGGAAGCCGTGCAGGGTATGAACTGGTGCAACTACATGATACATATAGGTAG